One Burkholderia cepacia genomic window carries:
- a CDS encoding efflux transporter outer membrane subunit, producing the protein MELEHIRCLRTWIIVIAAVDCVALCGCSLQPQYQTPSVAAAASWQAELPHGGSMTNLVDWWRHFNDPAVAELVRLAEIDSPTLMKAVANIDDARATLTSKNSEASPSLTGSGSLTRAKSSFAIGNVVETSLATTRSGKLDATWELDLFGKVRSSRESSRAQFEASIDDWHDARVSLAAEVADDYVQYRACRRLANAYQESATSYAKTEDVTMKSVAAGMSPLSDAYLAQASTASARATATQQQVTCDELVKSLVELTGTDESKLRALVDRPDAPDLPQPEAFIIRTTPADLVRKRPDLASAERAVAAAYATIGQTRAERLPSLSLSGSIELSATNLTSPLSTWSFGPSLSVPLFDAGKRKAAVDSAQASYDKKLASYRSLVRSAIREVEVALADLEGAARRSDDARRAAEQYRLYDRAIEINWQAGFDTLLTREQARRSLTTSEISYIELRRDRVRNWISLYKALGGGWQPSDATTSTAAVASVALRGPSQ; encoded by the coding sequence ATGGAACTAGAGCATATCCGGTGTCTTCGCACCTGGATTATTGTGATCGCTGCTGTCGATTGCGTCGCACTGTGCGGCTGCTCACTGCAACCGCAATATCAAACGCCGTCAGTCGCCGCAGCTGCTAGCTGGCAAGCTGAACTGCCGCATGGTGGGAGCATGACCAATCTAGTTGACTGGTGGCGTCATTTCAACGATCCAGCAGTTGCGGAATTGGTACGCTTGGCCGAAATCGACAGTCCGACGCTCATGAAAGCAGTAGCCAATATCGACGACGCGCGAGCCACACTGACGTCCAAAAACTCCGAGGCGTCGCCTTCACTAACCGGCAGCGGCTCGCTGACGCGTGCCAAGTCCTCCTTTGCAATTGGTAATGTCGTCGAAACGAGTCTTGCAACCACTCGCAGCGGCAAATTGGACGCCACGTGGGAGCTCGACCTGTTCGGCAAAGTGCGCTCAAGCCGCGAATCATCGCGAGCGCAGTTCGAAGCCAGTATTGACGACTGGCACGACGCACGAGTTTCGCTTGCGGCCGAGGTTGCGGATGACTATGTCCAGTACCGGGCATGCCGCAGACTCGCTAACGCTTACCAAGAATCCGCAACATCGTACGCGAAGACGGAAGATGTAACTATGAAATCGGTCGCCGCCGGTATGTCGCCTTTGTCCGACGCTTATCTCGCGCAAGCCAGCACGGCTAGTGCCCGTGCCACGGCCACGCAGCAGCAAGTGACCTGCGATGAACTTGTTAAGTCCCTGGTGGAACTCACTGGTACTGATGAGTCAAAGTTGCGCGCGCTCGTCGACAGGCCGGATGCACCGGATTTACCACAGCCTGAGGCATTCATCATACGAACTACTCCTGCTGACCTGGTCAGGAAGCGGCCCGACCTCGCTTCGGCCGAGCGTGCAGTCGCAGCCGCTTACGCCACGATCGGGCAAACACGTGCCGAGCGCCTCCCGAGCCTCTCACTTTCCGGCTCGATCGAACTCTCAGCTACGAATTTAACGTCCCCACTGTCTACGTGGTCGTTCGGACCGAGCTTGTCTGTTCCACTGTTCGACGCAGGCAAGCGCAAGGCCGCCGTAGATTCGGCACAAGCGAGTTACGACAAGAAACTCGCCAGCTACCGCAGCTTGGTGCGCAGCGCGATTAGAGAAGTAGAGGTAGCGCTCGCAGACTTGGAAGGCGCCGCGCGCCGCAGCGACGATGCTCGACGCGCCGCCGAACAATACCGTCTGTACGACCGGGCTATCGAAATCAACTGGCAGGCCGGCTTCGACACGCTTCTGACCCGCGAGCAGGCACGCCGCTCGTTAACTACGTCCGAGATCAGCTATATCGAATTACGTCGGGACCGCGTCCGCAACTGGATCTCACTCTACAAGGCGCTAGGCGGCGGCTGGCAGCCCAGCGACGCCACGACATCCACTGCGGCCGTAGCATCCGTCGCACTACGAGGGCCCTCGCAGTGA
- a CDS encoding efflux RND transporter periplasmic adaptor subunit, protein MAIVLAACGSVWLLKPSAPPAATSQRRSAALTVSVVEPQYMQWPDTIEANGNTAAWQEAVIGAETGSLRITELHADVGDEVKRGQLLAQLADAAATADLHKQQAAVAQARANLAQAESDVKRTKLAAESGAISNQKIDEYRNTEAVNRAALDSAEAELQSKRITLSQTRIIAVDEGTISSRSALLGNVVSAGSELFRIIRKGRIEWQAEVGPQQLPRIRAGQAARITLSGGTVVNGKVRLVSPTISTNTGRAIVYVALNGHDAQPGMFASGDIELGETRRLTLPESALVSRDGRTYVYALNSDGMTVARLPVVAGRHRGGRCEILTNLPFRVRVVESGGEFLSDGSIVDIAQPRKHSGDTERSLTASTTPPRGSR, encoded by the coding sequence ATGGCAATCGTTCTCGCAGCCTGTGGCTCCGTATGGCTGCTGAAACCCAGTGCTCCGCCCGCGGCTACATCACAAAGGCGTAGCGCCGCGCTGACCGTAAGCGTGGTCGAACCGCAGTACATGCAATGGCCCGATACCATCGAGGCCAACGGGAACACGGCCGCCTGGCAAGAAGCAGTGATTGGCGCCGAGACGGGCAGCTTGCGCATCACCGAACTTCACGCGGACGTCGGTGACGAAGTAAAGCGAGGCCAACTACTCGCACAGCTTGCAGACGCCGCAGCCACTGCGGACTTGCACAAGCAGCAGGCAGCAGTTGCACAGGCTCGGGCCAATTTGGCGCAGGCCGAGTCCGACGTGAAACGTACAAAGCTGGCTGCCGAAAGTGGAGCCATATCGAACCAGAAAATCGACGAATATCGCAACACCGAGGCCGTCAATCGAGCCGCCCTCGACTCAGCAGAAGCCGAGTTACAGAGCAAGCGAATCACACTTTCGCAGACTCGCATCATCGCCGTAGATGAGGGCACCATCTCGTCGCGTTCGGCGCTACTCGGCAATGTTGTAAGCGCCGGCAGCGAGCTGTTCCGCATCATCCGCAAAGGACGCATCGAATGGCAAGCCGAGGTCGGCCCGCAGCAATTGCCCCGCATTCGCGCCGGTCAAGCGGCTCGCATAACGCTATCAGGCGGTACGGTGGTCAACGGAAAAGTCCGTCTGGTGTCGCCCACGATCTCGACCAACACTGGCCGAGCCATCGTATATGTCGCGCTCAACGGGCATGATGCACAACCTGGCATGTTCGCAAGTGGCGACATCGAGCTTGGCGAGACGCGACGGTTGACGTTGCCAGAGTCTGCGCTGGTGTCGCGCGACGGTCGTACGTACGTCTACGCGCTCAATTCAGACGGCATGACAGTTGCACGACTCCCCGTTGTGGCGGGACGCCATCGCGGCGGTCGCTGCGAGATCCTGACGAATCTTCCATTTCGCGTGCGCGTAGTCGAAAGCGGCGGTGAATTTTTGTCCGACGGCTCGATCGTCGATATTGCCCAGCCTCGAAAACACAGTGGTGACACCGAGCGATCGCTTACGGCCTCCACGACGCCGCCAAGAGGTAGTCGGTGA
- a CDS encoding efflux RND transporter permease subunit has protein sequence MNISSLSIRNPVPAVLCFILLMISGLVGFHKLQVQDFPEMDLPTVNISATLEGAAPSQLENEVARKIEDKLTSLSKLDHITTKIVDGSVSIGVTFKLEKDPQAALTEVRNAVDSARADLPAEMAAPTVSKLDTAGSPLLTYSASSATLDEQDLSWLVDDELSKSLLAVKGVSKVERIGGIDREIRIELDPAAMSGLGITAQTISDQLKAMQRERSGGQGDIGGQRQSARTLTGVNTMQDVAALTIATGDARRVRIDQIARVTDGAAERTTYAYSNGQPIIGVQITRAKGNSDVAVTNEVRRTIAAFAAAHRQVHLVEASNTVAPIEDNYRGSMSMLIEGALLAVVVVWWFLRDRQATLVSAAALPLSVIPTFGVMHLAGYSLNTITLLALSLVVGILVDDAIVEIENIERHLRMGKTPFQAAMDGTQEIGMAVIATTMSMVAVFLPTAFMPGIPGLLFRQFGVTASAAVVMSLLVARLLTPMMAAYLMQGTGNMKRDGVLLQRYLCCIRTCLRERRKTMISVVVFLLFSFGLVPVLKTGFIPLQDNSQTQVKLELAPGSTLEQSRSAVLHASRLISELPEVASIFASVGSSSDNVSPISISGSAPDARTSTLIVNLVPRNQRNHKQSEVEEAIRVRLRELPGTRISVNNGGNGEKLQIALAGSDPVSLEAAAITLETQLRSLHDIGNVTSTAALQRPEVQFLIDPARAAALGVTAEAAANAVRIATYGDYSTMLPKLNLPGRQIAIRALVNPTLRQNLATIGQLRVPGTHGSVALDSVGSFSIGSGPSQIDRIDRERNITLSVELNGRTLGEVNKEAQQLPALQHLPTGVHQVQQGEVERMVELFDSFGTAIAIGIFCVYSVLVLLFHDFAQPITILGALPLSLGGALLSLLATHMSFSMPALIGLLMLMGIVTKNSILMIDYVVIARREHHLSRLQAVMDACRKRARPILMTTIAMTAGMLPNAFGFGAEPSFRQPMAIVVIGGLLASTLLSLVIIPVGYTYVDNFERRLRRLFKRQRRTDITAPAMDARSP, from the coding sequence GTGAACATCTCTTCTTTGTCAATTCGGAATCCCGTTCCAGCAGTACTTTGCTTTATCTTGCTGATGATCAGCGGCCTAGTCGGTTTTCACAAATTGCAAGTCCAGGATTTTCCGGAAATGGACCTGCCCACCGTCAACATCTCAGCGACGCTCGAAGGTGCGGCCCCGTCGCAACTGGAGAACGAAGTAGCCCGAAAGATTGAGGATAAGTTAACCTCACTCTCTAAGCTGGACCATATCACAACGAAGATCGTCGACGGTAGCGTGAGTATCGGCGTGACGTTCAAGCTGGAGAAGGACCCACAAGCCGCACTGACGGAGGTGCGTAACGCCGTGGATAGTGCGCGCGCCGATTTACCAGCTGAGATGGCTGCACCGACCGTGTCAAAACTCGACACGGCCGGGTCGCCCCTTCTTACCTATTCGGCCAGCTCCGCTACGCTGGACGAGCAGGACCTTTCTTGGCTTGTCGATGACGAGTTATCCAAGTCGCTATTAGCGGTCAAAGGCGTATCGAAGGTTGAGCGAATTGGGGGTATCGACCGCGAGATACGTATCGAGCTGGACCCTGCGGCGATGTCTGGTCTCGGCATCACAGCACAAACAATTTCCGACCAGCTTAAGGCCATGCAGCGTGAGCGCTCCGGCGGTCAGGGTGACATCGGCGGCCAGCGACAATCCGCGCGCACGCTGACTGGCGTAAATACCATGCAGGACGTTGCGGCGCTAACAATCGCTACCGGAGATGCGCGCCGAGTACGGATCGACCAGATTGCACGTGTCACCGACGGCGCGGCGGAGCGCACAACGTACGCCTACTCAAACGGACAGCCGATCATCGGCGTGCAGATTACACGGGCCAAAGGCAATTCCGATGTGGCCGTAACGAACGAAGTACGCCGGACCATAGCCGCGTTTGCCGCTGCGCATCGGCAGGTGCATCTCGTCGAGGCAAGCAATACTGTAGCTCCGATTGAAGACAACTACAGAGGCTCGATGAGCATGCTAATCGAGGGTGCCCTGCTTGCCGTCGTCGTGGTCTGGTGGTTTCTGCGCGACCGCCAGGCCACACTAGTCTCCGCAGCGGCCCTTCCGCTGTCGGTCATCCCTACGTTCGGCGTCATGCATCTGGCCGGGTATTCTCTGAATACGATAACCCTCCTTGCACTCTCGCTAGTTGTCGGTATTCTGGTCGACGATGCGATCGTCGAGATCGAGAACATCGAGCGCCATCTGCGGATGGGCAAAACGCCGTTCCAGGCGGCCATGGATGGGACCCAGGAAATCGGCATGGCCGTCATCGCCACGACGATGAGCATGGTGGCCGTATTCTTACCGACAGCCTTTATGCCAGGTATTCCCGGGCTGCTTTTCCGGCAATTCGGGGTAACTGCGTCCGCAGCCGTGGTGATGTCGCTCTTAGTCGCACGCTTGCTCACCCCGATGATGGCTGCCTACCTGATGCAGGGTACCGGGAATATGAAGCGTGATGGAGTCTTGCTGCAGCGCTATCTGTGCTGCATTCGCACGTGCCTCCGCGAGCGACGGAAGACGATGATCTCCGTCGTCGTGTTCCTGTTGTTTTCTTTTGGATTGGTTCCGGTGTTGAAAACCGGCTTCATCCCGCTACAGGACAATTCGCAGACACAGGTCAAGCTTGAGCTGGCGCCGGGCAGTACCCTGGAGCAAAGCCGTTCCGCGGTATTGCACGCAAGCCGACTCATTAGTGAATTACCTGAGGTCGCGAGTATCTTCGCCTCCGTGGGCAGTTCCAGTGACAACGTCAGTCCCATCAGCATTAGCGGTAGCGCGCCAGACGCACGCACGTCGACGCTTATAGTCAATCTGGTTCCGCGCAACCAGCGCAACCATAAGCAATCGGAGGTTGAGGAGGCGATTCGCGTGCGGTTACGCGAGCTGCCTGGCACTCGAATCTCAGTGAACAATGGCGGAAACGGCGAGAAATTGCAGATCGCACTTGCAGGTAGTGATCCCGTCTCCCTAGAGGCAGCAGCCATTACACTCGAAACCCAACTACGATCACTTCACGACATTGGTAACGTTACGTCCACTGCTGCATTGCAGCGCCCCGAAGTGCAGTTCCTGATCGATCCCGCACGTGCCGCCGCCCTCGGCGTAACGGCTGAGGCCGCAGCAAATGCAGTCCGGATCGCCACCTACGGTGACTACTCGACGATGTTGCCAAAACTGAATCTACCTGGACGACAGATTGCCATACGCGCGCTCGTCAATCCGACTTTGCGGCAAAATCTGGCCACTATCGGCCAGCTACGCGTTCCCGGCACCCATGGGAGTGTAGCGCTGGACTCGGTAGGCTCATTCTCCATTGGCAGTGGGCCGTCGCAAATTGACCGCATCGATCGTGAGCGCAATATCACGCTATCGGTCGAGCTTAATGGACGAACGCTTGGCGAAGTCAACAAGGAAGCGCAGCAATTGCCCGCGCTTCAGCATCTGCCAACTGGCGTCCATCAGGTACAGCAAGGTGAAGTCGAGCGTATGGTTGAATTGTTCGACAGCTTCGGTACTGCCATCGCGATTGGCATCTTCTGTGTGTACTCAGTGCTCGTGCTCCTATTTCACGATTTCGCACAGCCGATCACCATCCTGGGTGCGCTCCCCTTGTCACTCGGCGGCGCTTTGCTCTCGCTGCTTGCAACACACATGAGTTTCTCTATGCCCGCGCTCATCGGTCTTCTGATGCTGATGGGTATAGTTACGAAAAATTCTATTCTAATGATCGACTATGTTGTGATCGCCAGGCGTGAACACCACTTATCCCGGCTACAGGCAGTAATGGACGCTTGCCGCAAACGGGCTCGGCCCATTCTAATGACGACCATAGCCATGACAGCAGGCATGCTACCCAATGCATTCGGATTCGGTGCGGAGCCGAGCTTTCGTCAGCCGATGGCCATTGTAGTGATCGGCGGTTTACTCGCTTCAACCCTGTTAAGCCTCGTCATCATTCCTGTCGGCTATACCTACGTGGACAATTTCGAGCGTCGACTACGGCGCCTTTTCAAACGACAGAGGCGAACCGATATTACCGCTCCGGCAATGGATGCGAGATCGCCGTGA
- a CDS encoding porin, with translation MKKMALAIGVLSTFASIGAHAQNSVTLYGLIDAGLTYVNNEGGNSSYKARSGTLNGSRYGLKGNEELGGGLKAIFTLEAGFNIMNGKQSQSGTTFNRQAFVGLSDERFGALTLGRQYDSLVDYVGALEMSSVAHPYDNDNLQNSFRISNSVKYQSVNYGGLKFGALYGFSNSSGGFANNRAYSLGASYNLYGLAIGAGYLQLNNSGSSTNSSGAVSSDYTFQASSQRTWGVGANYVFGPAQVGAIVTQTHLTNLTGISSSASGTSSGLSNNGSGARFNNYELQGKYNFTPALSMTAAYTFTDGKLKGASPKWNQVSLMADYALSKRTDVYLMGVYQHVHGTGNSGITADINGLSASDSNHQTSISVGLRHRF, from the coding sequence ATGAAAAAAATGGCTCTCGCCATCGGCGTACTAAGCACATTCGCCTCAATAGGTGCACACGCTCAAAACAGCGTCACCCTCTATGGACTGATTGATGCAGGATTGACCTACGTGAATAACGAGGGGGGAAATAGCAGCTATAAAGCACGGAGTGGGACACTCAATGGCAGTCGGTATGGATTGAAGGGAAATGAAGAGCTCGGAGGTGGGCTGAAGGCGATCTTCACTCTGGAAGCAGGCTTCAACATCATGAATGGCAAACAGAGCCAGAGCGGGACCACATTCAACCGACAAGCTTTTGTTGGACTATCCGATGAGCGCTTCGGAGCTCTAACGCTCGGACGACAATATGATTCGCTAGTTGATTACGTCGGTGCACTGGAAATGTCCAGCGTTGCACACCCGTACGACAACGACAACTTGCAAAACTCGTTCCGAATCAGCAACTCCGTGAAATATCAGAGCGTCAATTATGGCGGTTTGAAATTCGGTGCACTGTATGGATTTTCGAACTCATCAGGGGGGTTCGCCAATAACCGCGCGTACAGTCTCGGTGCATCATACAATCTCTATGGCCTAGCCATCGGAGCTGGCTACCTGCAATTGAACAATAGCGGCTCATCGACCAACTCCAGCGGTGCCGTTAGCAGCGACTATACTTTCCAGGCTAGCTCTCAGCGGACATGGGGGGTGGGCGCCAATTACGTCTTTGGTCCGGCTCAGGTTGGCGCCATTGTCACTCAGACGCACTTGACCAATCTCACGGGAATCAGTTCGTCCGCATCAGGAACATCGAGTGGCCTCTCAAACAACGGAAGCGGTGCTCGATTTAATAACTATGAACTCCAGGGAAAATACAACTTCACTCCGGCCTTGAGTATGACTGCCGCCTATACATTCACGGACGGAAAGCTCAAGGGCGCCAGCCCGAAATGGAATCAAGTTAGCCTCATGGCTGACTATGCGCTATCAAAGAGAACGGATGTATATCTGATGGGAGTCTACCAGCACGTTCATGGCACAGGCAACAGCGGCATTACTGCGGACATTAATGGGCTAAGCGCCTCTGATTCAAATCATCAAACATCTATATCGGTTGGCTTGCGCCATAGATTCTAA
- a CDS encoding response regulator, giving the protein MPDCPLHVLLIDDDYVLRDLLRTFFHRLGIDVSVLHDATALSRRLERERPDVIVLDVMMPGIDGLTALKELRANGDRIPVIMLTARADGPDRVVGLELGADDYLGKPFLPQELLARIRAVLRRQTSPLTQTETTNPVRFGPFVLDFSSRALQRAGQIIRLTGREYSLLEIFARHPMVALSRAQILDLLHGPDSEWTERSIDVPIWRLRRILEESPGHPRYIRTMRGIGYMFVPGEMYEDIH; this is encoded by the coding sequence ATGCCAGACTGCCCGCTCCACGTATTGCTGATTGATGACGATTACGTATTACGTGATCTACTAAGAACTTTCTTTCATCGACTGGGAATTGATGTATCAGTCCTTCACGATGCCACGGCGCTCAGTCGTCGACTGGAGCGAGAACGTCCGGATGTCATTGTGCTGGACGTCATGATGCCTGGAATCGATGGACTGACGGCGTTGAAGGAATTGCGAGCAAATGGGGACAGAATTCCTGTCATCATGCTCACGGCGCGCGCTGATGGCCCAGACCGGGTGGTCGGCCTTGAACTCGGCGCTGATGACTACCTTGGCAAACCGTTCCTTCCGCAAGAATTGCTTGCGCGCATCCGTGCAGTACTTCGGAGGCAGACGTCGCCGTTGACGCAGACCGAAACCACTAACCCAGTACGATTCGGGCCTTTCGTCCTTGATTTCAGCTCCCGCGCTTTGCAGCGTGCAGGTCAAATAATTCGACTCACAGGTCGCGAATACTCACTACTTGAAATTTTCGCCCGCCATCCTATGGTCGCTCTTTCACGGGCGCAAATTCTCGACCTACTGCACGGACCCGATTCTGAATGGACCGAACGCAGCATCGACGTGCCTATATGGCGGCTTAGACGCATTCTCGAGGAAAGTCCCGGGCATCCGCGCTATATCCGCACGATGCGTGGAATAGGATATATGTTCGTTCCGGGAGAAATGTATGAAGATATCCATTGA
- a CDS encoding ATP-binding protein encodes MKISIDTLFSRLAILTIGLIAAVHVTSLLQIEREHLVYQARQTALIVALSTQTNAIKTDAGRAVASAFSLKFVPTENAEIASCTSPCTDTYGPVETDLRHILPKGSNVALDTHSRTLWVRYPNATEWATFPGAMPSISHYIEASSFMVTLAILLAIVGAWQIQRPLRRLALAARDFRIGGSSTIVKKSGPQEIRELIGYFNDMVRNLAHAEQDRAIMLAGLAHDLRSPITRIQVRADLMSSESIRTGLLRDVESLSRIVDQFLDYLPEQRDESPRSNVDAYCLQHYRQNFEDETLIKLDLQAGPEFELPLTDLDRILSNLIENALSYGDPPIEISTRRSRGSYSLMVLDHGPGIPSSQVERAIEPFVRLDPARGGDAHCGLGLAIVKRLVHRHGGAFSLDNVTGGGLVATVRFPCAAK; translated from the coding sequence ATGAAGATATCCATTGATACGTTATTCAGTCGCCTCGCTATTTTAACTATTGGCCTCATTGCCGCTGTTCATGTGACGAGTCTGTTGCAGATCGAACGCGAACATTTGGTTTATCAGGCTAGACAAACAGCGCTCATCGTCGCCCTATCTACACAAACCAATGCGATTAAGACCGATGCCGGCAGAGCAGTTGCCTCTGCATTTAGCTTGAAGTTCGTCCCGACTGAGAATGCTGAAATTGCCTCATGTACATCGCCGTGCACGGATACCTATGGCCCTGTTGAAACTGATTTACGCCACATTCTTCCGAAAGGGAGCAACGTAGCCCTGGACACACACTCGAGAACATTGTGGGTCCGTTACCCGAATGCAACTGAGTGGGCCACTTTTCCTGGGGCAATGCCGTCTATTTCTCACTACATCGAAGCGTCTTCCTTTATGGTCACGCTCGCCATTTTGCTGGCCATTGTAGGAGCATGGCAAATTCAGCGACCACTGCGCCGACTGGCCCTAGCCGCGCGGGATTTCCGAATTGGAGGCAGCTCGACCATTGTAAAAAAAAGCGGCCCGCAAGAAATTCGCGAATTAATCGGCTACTTTAACGATATGGTAAGAAATCTGGCACATGCGGAACAAGATAGAGCAATTATGCTAGCCGGTCTCGCACATGACCTCCGCTCACCAATAACGCGAATACAAGTACGTGCCGATTTGATGTCCTCCGAATCCATAAGAACCGGACTCCTGCGTGACGTAGAATCACTTTCTCGAATCGTTGACCAGTTTTTGGATTACCTACCCGAACAGAGAGATGAATCTCCACGTAGTAATGTAGACGCCTATTGCCTTCAGCATTATAGACAGAACTTCGAAGATGAAACACTCATCAAACTAGATCTTCAAGCCGGCCCTGAATTCGAACTTCCGCTGACTGATCTCGATCGGATTTTATCAAACCTCATCGAAAACGCCTTGAGCTATGGTGATCCTCCGATAGAAATTTCGACACGCCGCTCAAGAGGTAGCTACTCACTTATGGTTCTTGACCACGGCCCGGGCATTCCATCATCTCAAGTGGAGCGGGCGATCGAACCGTTTGTACGCCTTGATCCTGCTCGCGGAGGCGATGCGCATTGCGGATTGGGTCTTGCTATAGTTAAACGTCTCGTGCATCGTCACGGTGGAGCGTTTTCGCTGGATAACGTCACGGGCGGAGGTCTCGTGGCAACGGTCCGTTTTCCGTGTGCGGCAAAGTAA
- a CDS encoding H-NS family nucleoid-associated regulatory protein, which translates to MTTLKELLTRREEIDAEIERIRDRERTGVIEEIRQRMIDYAITAAELTQASSEPESYGSRSRKPARIKYLNPSTGEKWSGRGREPAWIRNVPDRNAFLV; encoded by the coding sequence ATGACTACATTGAAGGAACTCCTCACTCGAAGGGAGGAAATCGATGCCGAAATCGAACGTATCAGAGACCGTGAGCGCACCGGCGTAATAGAGGAAATTCGGCAGAGAATGATCGACTACGCGATCACGGCGGCGGAGCTTACGCAAGCAAGCTCGGAACCGGAATCGTATGGAAGCCGTTCTCGCAAACCTGCTCGGATCAAGTACTTGAATCCCTCAACCGGAGAGAAGTGGTCGGGGCGCGGTCGTGAACCCGCTTGGATCAGGAATGTTCCTGACCGGAACGCTTTCCTCGTGTGA